A genomic region of Tamandua tetradactyla isolate mTamTet1 chromosome 2, mTamTet1.pri, whole genome shotgun sequence contains the following coding sequences:
- the ZFP37 gene encoding zinc finger protein 37 homolog — protein MAGLETGGSASGSITFKDLTLAFTQKEWEQLDPAQRNLYKDVMLENYSHLTSMGAGYHASKPNMTSKLEKGEEPCLGKGKRISQAHPNEIARPKQIEANGKDIQQDDDLVEKQQESQNKLLRKVAFKKKTLTKKKGHEYGSLGKNSNMTTKHVPSKKKHLKFDSHGNSLKRNLDFPSHIRKCAKKNPDVTKEQRKPFSHNLSDRKKEKTKPGRKQEKLSSSSSSHTKEDKIQTEEKNEQSSSHSSSPTKCDKTKAKVKPYKCNQCGKVLSHKQGLIDHQRIHTGEKPYECNECGIAFSQKSHLVVHQRVHTGEKPYECIQCGKAHSHKHALTDHLRIHTGEKPYECTECGKTFRHSSNLIQHVRSHTGEKPYECKECGKSFRYNSSLTEHVRTHTGEIPYECNECGKAFKYSSSLTKHMRIHTGEKPFECNECEKAFSKKSHLIIHQRTHTKEKPYKCNECGKAFGHSSSLTYHMRTHTVESPFECKQCGKAFKQIEGLTQHQRVHTGEKPYECNDCGKAFSQKSHLIVHQRTHTGEKPYECNECGKAFRAKSQLVIHQRSHTKEKPYECNECGKAFKQNSSLTKHVKTHSKEKSDE, from the exons GGATCAATAACATTCAAAGATTTGACTTTGGCATTTACCCAGAAGGAATGGGAGCAGCTGGATCCTGCTCAGAGGAACCTGTACAAGGATGTAATGCTGGAGAACTACAGCCACCTAACCTCAATGG GTGCAGGGTATCATGCTTCCAAACCAAATATGACCTCAAAGCTAGAAAAAGGAGAAGAGCCATGTttggggaaagggaaaagaatcagTCAAGCTCATCCAAATGAAATAGCAAGACCGAAGCAAATTGAAGCCAATGGAA AGGACATCCAGCAAGATGATGACCTGGTAGAGAAACAACAGGAATCTCAAAACAAACTCTTAAGGAAAGTTGCATTCAAGAAAAAAACTCTGACTAAGAAGAAAGGCCATGAGTATGGTTCACTAGGGAAAAACAGTAACATGACTACAAAACATGttccttcaaaaaaaaagcaTCTTAAATTTGATTCACATGGAAATAGTTTGAAAAGGAATTTAGATTTCCCTAGTCATATAAGAAAGTGTGCAAAAAAGAACCCTGATGTAACCAAAGAACAAAGGAAACCATTCAGCCATAATTTGtcagatagaaagaaagaaaaaactaaaccTGGAAGGAAACAGGAGAAGCTATCCAGTAGTAGCTCATCCCATACTAAGGAGGACAAAATtcaaactgaagagaaaaatgaacaatcaTCCAGTCATAGCTCATCTCCTACTAAATGTGACAAAACTAAAGCTAAAGTTAAACCCTATAAATGTAATCAATGTGGAAAGGTTCTCAGCCATAAACAAGGACTCATTGaccatcagagaattcatactggagaaaaaccatatgaatgtaATGAGTGTGGGATAGCCTTTAGCCAAAAGTCACACCTTGTTGTACATCAGAGagttcacacaggagagaaaccatatgaatgtatTCAGTGTGGCAAAGCCCACAGTCATAAACATGCTCTCACTGACCATCTAAGAATTCATACTGGGGAAAAGCCCTATGAATGCACtgaatgtgggaaaaccttcagacATAGCTCAAACCTAATTCAACATGTGAGATCTCATACAGGTgagaagccctatgaatgtaaggaatgtggaaaATCCTTTAGGTATAATTCATCTCTTACTGAACATGTGAGAACTCATACAGGTGAAATACcatatgaatgtaatgaatgtggaaaagcctttaaaTATAGTTCATCACTTACTAAACATATGAGAATTCATACAGGTGAAAAACCTtttgaatgtaatgaatgtgagAAAGCTTTCAGCAAGAAGTCACACCTTATTATACATCAAAGAACTCATACTAAAGAGAAGccctataaatgtaatgaatgtggaaaagctttTGGACATAGTTCATCTCTTACTTACCACATGAGAACACATACAGTTGAAAGTCCCTTTGAATGCAAACAATGTGGGAAGGCCTTCAAACAAATTGAAGGCCTTACTCAGCATCAGAGAGTTCATACtggggagaaaccctatgaatgtaatgatTGTGGAAAAGCCTTTAGCCAAAAGTCACACCTCATTGTACATCAGAGAACTCATACtggggagaaaccctatgaatgtaacgaatgtggaaaagccttccgTGCAAAGTCACAGCTTGTTATACATCAGAGGTCCCATACaaaagagaaaccctatgaatgcaatgaatgtgggaaagccttcaaaCAAAATTCATCCCTTACCAAACATGTGAAAACTCATTCAAAAGAGAAATCTGATGAGTGA